One Brachyspira pilosicoli P43/6/78 genomic window carries:
- a CDS encoding ankyrin repeat domain-containing protein has translation MKNIFFILLALFSCKLYSLTDDEVKFLKACENGKYETVITMLDRKVNVNVTTEDGLTGLMLASHKGYPNIVKLLIRHNADVNIVDNVGYNALIFAASEGRNDIAKMLIKAKININAKNSYGENALHVASYKLYSNVVQTLIDSEIDINAVNNDGDNALMMVFMSAATREEMMPTIEILCKNGIDVNAKDKNGESIIAYIRANYKKGDALIEYLQQYGAVE, from the coding sequence ATGAAAAATATTTTTTTTATTTTACTAGCTTTATTCTCTTGTAAGCTTTATTCTTTAACAGATGATGAAGTAAAATTTTTAAAAGCATGCGAAAATGGAAAATATGAAACCGTTATAACTATGCTAGATAGAAAGGTAAATGTAAATGTTACAACAGAAGACGGACTTACTGGTTTAATGCTTGCTTCGCATAAGGGATATCCGAATATAGTAAAACTTCTTATACGACATAATGCTGATGTTAATATAGTGGATAATGTTGGATATAATGCTTTGATATTTGCTGCTTCAGAGGGAAGAAATGATATTGCTAAAATGCTTATAAAGGCAAAAATAAATATTAATGCAAAAAACAGCTATGGAGAAAATGCTTTGCATGTGGCTTCATACAAACTCTATAGCAATGTTGTTCAAACTCTAATTGACTCTGAAATAGATATTAATGCGGTAAATAATGATGGAGATAATGCTTTGATGATGGTTTTCATGTCGGCTGCTACAAGAGAAGAGATGATGCCTACTATTGAAATACTATGTAAAAACGGTATAGATGTTAATGCTAAAGATAAAAATGGAGAATCTATAATAGCATATATAAGAGCTAACTATAAAAAAGGTGATGCTTTAATAGAATATTTACAACAATATGGTGCTGTAGAATAA
- a CDS encoding NAD(P)H-dependent oxidoreductase, producing MNILVINGSPKGNGSITLQTLLFLEKAFTNHSFSFLNAAQKVRYYEKNFNEVEKEINKADIIIFAYPVYTFLVPYQLHRFIELLKEKNIDLSQKYATQVSTSKHFYDTTAHKFVEENCLDLNLKYIKGFSADMDDLLTKKGQEEAIEFFNYLIFSAQNNINSNNNDNKEKNNINIYKRQVETTSIKDENKDVVIVTNCAKDDTNLRNMIEDFKAMFNYSTREINIREYKFHGGCMGCFGCAITGKCVYKDGFDEFLRREIQKANAIIYAFTIENHYTHSSFKIYEDRQFCNGHRMVTEGMPVGYIVAGDYDKEYNLQTLIEARCEVGGNFLTYVANDNKDNTLEELKKLSQTMNYAILNKCSRPKNFYGVGGMKIFRDLIYIMQGIMKADHKYYKKHNIYDFPQKQRGRMLQMKLAGYLMSIPSVQKKMRGKMNQYILMPYKKIIDNTCKKIN from the coding sequence GTGAATATTTTAGTTATAAATGGAAGCCCCAAAGGAAACGGCAGCATTACATTACAAACATTGCTTTTTTTAGAGAAAGCTTTTACAAATCATAGTTTCTCTTTTTTAAATGCTGCTCAAAAAGTAAGATACTACGAAAAAAACTTTAATGAAGTAGAAAAAGAAATAAACAAAGCAGATATTATAATATTTGCCTACCCCGTTTATACTTTTTTAGTGCCGTATCAACTGCATAGGTTTATAGAATTATTAAAAGAAAAGAATATTGATTTATCTCAAAAATATGCTACACAAGTATCAACATCAAAACACTTTTATGATACAACAGCTCATAAGTTTGTAGAAGAAAATTGTTTGGATTTGAATCTTAAATATATCAAAGGGTTTTCTGCTGACATGGACGACTTGCTTACAAAGAAAGGTCAGGAAGAGGCTATAGAGTTTTTTAATTATTTAATATTTTCTGCTCAAAATAATATAAACTCTAATAATAATGATAATAAAGAAAAAAATAATATTAATATTTATAAAAGACAAGTTGAAACAACATCTATTAAAGATGAAAATAAAGACGTTGTTATAGTTACAAACTGTGCTAAAGATGACACTAATTTAAGAAATATGATAGAAGATTTTAAGGCTATGTTTAATTACAGCACAAGGGAGATAAATATTAGAGAGTATAAATTTCATGGTGGCTGTATGGGGTGTTTTGGCTGTGCTATTACGGGTAAATGTGTTTATAAAGATGGATTTGATGAGTTTCTAAGAAGAGAGATACAAAAGGCTAATGCTATTATTTATGCTTTTACTATAGAAAATCATTATACACATTCTAGTTTTAAGATTTATGAAGATAGGCAATTTTGTAATGGACATAGAATGGTTACTGAAGGTATGCCTGTTGGATATATTGTAGCGGGTGATTATGACAAAGAATATAATTTACAAACTCTAATTGAAGCACGCTGTGAAGTTGGAGGAAATTTCTTAACTTATGTTGCAAACGACAATAAAGACAACACTTTAGAAGAATTAAAAAAACTCTCTCAAACTATGAATTATGCTATACTAAATAAATGCTCACGACCAAAAAACTTTTACGGCGTAGGAGGAATGAAAATATTTAGAGATTTAATATATATTATGCAAGGAATAATGAAAGCTGACCATAAATATTATAAAAAACATAATATATATGATTTCCCTCAAAAACAAAGAGGAAGAATGCTTCAGATGAAATTAGCAGGATATTTAATGTCTATTCCAAGCGTACAGAAGAAGATGAGAGGCAAAATGAATCAATATATATTAATGCCGTATAAAAAAATAATAGATAATACTTGCAAAAAAATAAATTAA
- a CDS encoding glycoside hydrolase family 2 protein — MRKVIDFNTNWKFLEKWNDDIKNTILKSTTITLPHTVKEIPLHYFDESDTWLVAGYQNIFNYNKKDFANKRVLINFEGVMAAAEVFVNAKSFGEHKGGYLPFIYDITDSLVDGENIIAVKVDSTERKDIPPFGNEIDYLCYGGIYREVQIIVVDEVSIENIMIIGDAKQNITGKVRIRNSKKEDKKETLFINLYNREYHICEIKKEITLKKDELFTDINIKEYIDTDRIELWDIDNPRLYRLEASLSNEDAVSVNIGFRDVEFRDNGFFLNGEKIKLRGLNRHQSFPYVGYAMPERMQKKDADILKFDLGLNIVRSSHYPASRHFLNRCDEIGLMVFEEIPGWQHIGDKDWQKVSIENVKDMIERDFHHASIIIWGVRINESQDNHSFYKETNKVAHKLDKTRQTGGVRYIMGSELLEDVYTMNDFNCDGVNDPIRAQKFVTKLDKNVPYMITEYNGHMFPTKMQDSEERLIEHTKRHFDVINAVAIDESISGSTGWCAFDYHTHYDFGSGDRICYHGVCDMFRNKKLAASVYSSQMNKKDCVVLEPITIYARGERAIGGISPLMVATNCDYVEFYYKNELLAKEYPASAKYQGLKHAPVIIQMERNIPGVSAMNWEDAKVVGYIDGNAVIEKHFLKNPTFKELEVIADDKEINAVSNGSAWDATRITVKAIDSIGNRLPYINEAIKIEVKGSGSLIGNDNPVLEGGYYSFWVKSNNKKGSITVTVSNSRVKAKTIEIKVK, encoded by the coding sequence ATGAGAAAAGTAATTGATTTTAATACTAATTGGAAGTTTTTAGAAAAGTGGAATGATGATATAAAAAACACCATTCTAAAATCAACAACCATAACTTTGCCTCATACTGTAAAAGAAATACCTCTTCATTATTTTGATGAGTCTGATACTTGGCTTGTTGCTGGATATCAAAATATATTTAATTATAATAAAAAAGATTTTGCAAATAAGAGAGTTTTAATTAACTTTGAAGGAGTAATGGCTGCTGCAGAAGTATTTGTAAATGCTAAGAGCTTTGGTGAACATAAAGGTGGGTATTTACCTTTTATTTATGATATTACAGATTCTTTAGTTGATGGAGAAAATATTATAGCAGTTAAAGTTGACAGCACAGAGAGAAAAGATATTCCTCCTTTTGGAAATGAAATAGATTATTTATGCTACGGCGGTATATATAGAGAAGTACAAATTATTGTAGTTGATGAAGTGTCTATAGAAAATATTATGATTATAGGGGACGCTAAACAAAATATAACTGGAAAAGTGAGAATAAGAAACAGCAAAAAAGAAGACAAAAAAGAAACTTTATTTATTAATCTCTATAACAGAGAATATCATATATGCGAAATAAAAAAAGAAATTACTCTAAAGAAAGATGAGTTATTTACTGATATAAATATAAAAGAATATATTGATACAGACAGAATAGAGCTTTGGGATATTGATAATCCTAGACTTTACAGACTTGAGGCTTCTCTTTCTAATGAAGATGCTGTTAGTGTAAATATTGGTTTTAGAGATGTTGAGTTTAGAGATAACGGATTCTTTTTGAATGGTGAAAAAATAAAATTAAGAGGATTAAACAGACATCAGAGTTTTCCTTATGTTGGTTATGCTATGCCTGAGAGAATGCAGAAAAAAGATGCTGATATACTAAAGTTTGATTTGGGACTTAATATAGTTCGCTCTTCGCATTATCCTGCTTCAAGACATTTTTTAAATAGATGCGATGAAATAGGCTTAATGGTTTTTGAAGAGATACCAGGCTGGCAGCATATAGGTGATAAAGATTGGCAGAAGGTTTCTATAGAAAATGTAAAAGATATGATAGAGAGAGATTTTCATCATGCTTCTATAATTATATGGGGAGTGAGAATTAATGAGAGTCAGGATAATCATAGCTTCTACAAAGAAACTAATAAAGTAGCTCATAAGTTGGATAAAACAAGACAAACAGGCGGTGTTAGATATATAATGGGAAGTGAGCTTTTAGAAGATGTATATACTATGAATGACTTTAATTGCGATGGAGTTAATGACCCTATAAGAGCTCAAAAGTTTGTTACAAAATTAGATAAAAACGTGCCTTATATGATAACAGAATATAATGGACATATGTTTCCTACAAAGATGCAAGACTCTGAGGAACGTTTGATTGAGCATACTAAAAGACATTTTGATGTTATTAATGCTGTTGCTATAGATGAGAGTATATCTGGTTCTACTGGCTGGTGTGCTTTTGATTATCATACTCATTATGATTTTGGTTCGGGTGATAGAATATGTTATCATGGCGTTTGCGATATGTTTAGAAATAAAAAATTGGCTGCAAGCGTATACTCTTCACAGATGAATAAAAAAGATTGTGTTGTATTAGAGCCTATCACTATATATGCAAGAGGTGAGAGAGCTATAGGAGGAATATCTCCTTTAATGGTTGCTACAAATTGTGATTATGTGGAGTTTTATTATAAAAATGAATTATTAGCAAAAGAATATCCTGCTTCTGCAAAATATCAAGGTTTGAAACATGCTCCTGTTATTATACAAATGGAGAGAAATATTCCTGGTGTTAGTGCTATGAATTGGGAAGATGCTAAAGTTGTGGGATATATTGACGGCAATGCTGTAATAGAGAAACATTTCCTAAAAAATCCTACTTTCAAAGAGTTGGAAGTAATTGCTGATGATAAAGAAATTAATGCTGTAAGCAACGGTTCTGCTTGGGACGCTACAAGAATAACAGTAAAGGCTATTGACTCTATAGGAAACAGACTTCCATATATTAACGAAGCTATAAAGATAGAAGTTAAAGGTTCTGGTTCTTTAATAGGAAATGATAACCCTGTACTTGAGGGCGGATATTATTCTTTCTGGGTAAAATCTAATAACAAAAAAGGCTCTATAACAGTAACTGTTTCAAACAGCAGGGTAAAAGCTAAAACTATAGAAATTAAAGTAAAATAA
- the dapF gene encoding diaminopimelate epimerase, with the protein MTLNFTKMHGIGNDYIYIDCFKESFTVEDAKKYSPILSHRHYSIGADGIVLIMPSKIADVTMRMFNYDGSESEMCGNGIRCVAKYAYDNNISKNNPMKIETLRGVLEANLFIKNDEVDSVEINMDSPILEGLKIPTTIDKTPIIDEPITFNGKTYYFTCVSMGNPHCVIFVDDVKNMRIDDIGSFMENNPMFPNRTNVEFVQVLNRGEVIQRTWERGSAETLACGTGASAVCVAGFISKRTDNIILNHLLGGDLILTYKDNNVFMKGEARYAYRGYVEL; encoded by the coding sequence ATGACTTTGAATTTTACTAAAATGCATGGCATAGGCAATGATTATATATATATAGATTGTTTTAAAGAGAGTTTTACAGTTGAAGATGCCAAAAAATATTCTCCAATTTTAAGTCATAGACATTATTCTATTGGTGCTGATGGTATTGTTTTAATAATGCCGAGTAAAATAGCTGATGTAACTATGAGAATGTTTAATTATGACGGTTCTGAATCTGAAATGTGCGGAAATGGTATAAGATGTGTGGCAAAATATGCTTATGATAATAATATATCAAAAAATAATCCAATGAAAATAGAAACATTAAGGGGCGTTTTGGAGGCTAATTTATTTATAAAAAATGATGAAGTTGATAGCGTTGAGATAAATATGGACTCTCCTATACTTGAAGGATTAAAAATACCAACTACTATAGATAAAACTCCAATAATAGATGAGCCTATTACTTTTAATGGAAAAACTTATTATTTTACTTGTGTATCTATGGGCAATCCTCATTGTGTTATATTTGTAGATGATGTTAAAAATATGAGAATTGATGATATTGGAAGTTTTATGGAAAATAATCCTATGTTTCCAAATAGAACAAATGTAGAGTTTGTGCAGGTTCTTAATAGGGGAGAAGTTATACAAAGAACTTGGGAGAGGGGAAGTGCTGAAACTTTAGCATGCGGTACTGGTGCTTCGGCTGTTTGTGTGGCTGGATTTATTAGCAAAAGAACTGATAATATTATACTCAATCACCTTTTAGGAGGAGATTTGATATTAACTTATAAAGATAATAATGTATTTATGAAAGGTGAAGCAAGATACGCATATAGAGGATATGTAGAATTATAA
- a CDS encoding (2Fe-2S)-binding protein, with amino-acid sequence MIKEENKYICKCKELSIEEIETLKKEYGLKTLKDIVKKTKAGTACGGCRNRLKELFKDNLR; translated from the coding sequence ATGATAAAAGAAGAAAATAAATACATATGTAAATGTAAAGAATTATCCATTGAAGAGATAGAAACATTAAAAAAAGAATACGGATTAAAAACACTAAAAGATATAGTAAAGAAGACAAAAGCAGGCACAGCTTGCGGAGGATGCAGAAATCGCTTAAAGGAGCTATTTAAAGATAATTTAAGATAA
- a CDS encoding ArsR family transcriptional regulator: protein MCNLCPKYNTCVKLCDEMLKKIRYGKREFKKNRDYCREVVLTDKDLENILYTNSLSYVEYERLSNLVVAILSPKQKQLLKLFSEGKSQVELAKIFNVSQSSISQSLQAIKKEISNQFKMVINC, encoded by the coding sequence ATGTGTAATTTATGTCCTAAATATAATACATGTGTAAAATTATGCGATGAGATGTTAAAAAAGATTAGATACGGAAAGAGGGAGTTTAAGAAAAATAGGGATTATTGTAGGGAAGTGGTATTAACTGATAAAGATTTGGAGAATATACTTTATACAAATAGCTTGAGTTATGTAGAATATGAGAGGCTTTCAAATTTAGTTGTAGCAATACTTTCACCAAAGCAAAAGCAATTATTAAAATTATTTTCAGAGGGTAAGAGTCAGGTTGAGTTGGCTAAGATTTTTAATGTGAGTCAATCATCAATTTCACAGAGTTTGCAGGCTATAAAGAAGGAGATATCCAATCAATTTAAGATGGTAATAAACTGTTAG
- a CDS encoding flagellin, whose protein sequence is MVINNNISAINAQRTLKFRQVDLRKDAAQISSGMRINQAGDDASGLAVSEKMRTQIRGLRQAERNTQDGISFIQTTEGYLEETTNILQRIRELAIQAANGIYTDEDRLYVQIEVSQLVDEIDRVASQAQFNKLNMLTGRFARSTGENTPTASMWLHIGANMDERKRVYIGTMNSQALGLKNPVGPATTATFISVSSPNKANTVIGMVDEALLKVLKQRADLGAYQNRLEMTAQGLMVGFENMQASESRIRDTDMAEASVKLAKDQILNQANLSMLAQANQLPQGALRLLQ, encoded by the coding sequence TTATCAATAATAATATCAGTGCAATAAATGCACAAAGAACTCTTAAATTCCGCCAAGTAGATTTAAGAAAAGACGCAGCTCAAATTTCTAGCGGTATGAGAATCAACCAAGCTGGAGATGATGCTAGTGGATTAGCAGTATCTGAGAAAATGAGAACTCAGATTCGCGGTTTACGTCAAGCTGAAAGAAACACTCAAGACGGTATATCTTTCATTCAAACTACTGAAGGTTACTTAGAAGAAACTACTAATATCCTTCAAAGAATTCGTGAATTAGCTATACAAGCAGCTAACGGTATCTATACTGATGAAGACAGACTTTATGTACAAATCGAAGTTTCTCAATTAGTAGATGAAATCGACAGAGTTGCTTCACAAGCTCAATTCAACAAACTTAACATGTTGACTGGAAGATTTGCTAGATCTACAGGAGAAAATACTCCTACAGCTTCTATGTGGTTACATATCGGTGCTAATATGGACGAAAGAAAACGTGTTTATATTGGTACTATGAACAGCCAAGCTCTTGGACTTAAAAATCCAGTTGGACCTGCTACTACTGCTACTTTCATTAGTGTTTCTAGCCCTAATAAAGCTAATACAGTTATAGGTATGGTTGATGAAGCTCTTCTTAAAGTATTAAAACAAAGAGCTGACTTGGGTGCTTATCAGAACAGATTAGAAATGACTGCTCAAGGCTTAATGGTAGGCTTTGAAAATATGCAGGCTTCTGAAAGCAGAATTCGTGATACAGATATGGCTGAAGCTTCAGTTAAACTTGCTAAAGACCAAATTCTTAACCAAGCTAACTTGTCTATGCTTGCTCAAGCTAATCAGTTACCACAAGGTGCTCTTAGATTATTACAATAA